One part of the Streptomyces sp. AM 2-1-1 genome encodes these proteins:
- a CDS encoding barstar family protein, which translates to MTDTELIVDLRGRPIGTLDDFWDAVSGPCGLPEWFGRNLDAWSDTIGTRGISGVIDSHDTLTVHVDREGLFDGSRPQADALAGIFDGERNRLVVHAPA; encoded by the coding sequence ATGACGGACACCGAGCTGATCGTCGACCTGCGCGGCCGGCCGATCGGGACACTCGACGACTTCTGGGACGCGGTGAGCGGGCCGTGCGGGCTGCCGGAGTGGTTCGGCCGGAACCTGGACGCCTGGTCGGACACGATCGGAACCCGGGGGATCTCCGGGGTGATCGACAGCCACGACACCCTGACCGTGCACGTCGACCGGGAAGGGCTCTTCGACGGGAGCCGGCCGCAGGCCGATGCCCTGGCCGGCATCTTCGACGGAGAGCGCAACCGTCTCGTCGTGCATGCCCCGGCCTGA
- a CDS encoding MerR family transcriptional regulator, with protein sequence MFIIGDFARHGHVSVRMLRHYDATGLLRPAHVDPSSGYRHYSAGQLARLNRIIALKDLGFTLQQVRDIVDERVGAEELRGMLRLRRTELRTAVAAAEARLVQVEARLRAIESEGHMPTNDVVIKSVPAIRVAELTATADSYGPQDIGPVIGPLYEELFRRLGAADVTPTGPGVALYEEAPEGGGRITVHAAVQVSVPLRDAPFRVLDLPSHDRVATIVHRGPMDTVLPTAQTLARWIDAHGYRATGHPREVTLECPENRDHWVTELQTPVTRA encoded by the coding sequence ATGTTCATCATCGGAGACTTCGCCAGGCACGGCCACGTGTCGGTCCGGATGCTGCGCCACTACGACGCGACCGGGCTGCTGCGCCCGGCCCACGTCGACCCGTCCAGCGGCTACCGCCACTACAGCGCCGGCCAACTCGCCCGGCTCAACAGGATCATCGCGCTGAAGGACCTCGGGTTCACCCTCCAGCAGGTCCGGGACATCGTGGACGAGAGGGTCGGCGCGGAGGAACTGCGCGGGATGCTGCGGCTGCGGCGGACCGAACTCCGCACCGCGGTGGCGGCCGCGGAAGCACGGCTGGTCCAGGTCGAGGCGAGGCTCCGGGCGATCGAGAGCGAGGGGCACATGCCCACGAACGACGTTGTCATCAAGAGCGTTCCGGCCATCAGGGTGGCGGAGCTGACCGCGACGGCGGACAGCTACGGTCCCCAGGACATCGGGCCGGTCATCGGGCCGCTCTACGAGGAGTTGTTCCGGCGCCTGGGTGCGGCGGACGTCACCCCCACGGGCCCCGGTGTGGCCTTGTACGAGGAGGCTCCGGAGGGCGGTGGCAGGATCACCGTCCATGCCGCGGTCCAGGTCTCCGTCCCGCTCCGGGACGCTCCCTTCCGCGTTCTCGACCTGCCCTCCCACGACCGGGTGGCGACCATCGTGCACCGCGGCCCGATGGACACGGTGCTCCCCACCGCCCAGACCCTTGCCCGCTGGATCGACGCCCACGGCTACCGGGCGACCGGGCACCCCCGCGAGGTCACCCTGGAGTGCCCCGAGAACCGCGACCACTGGGTCACCGAACTGCAGACGCCGGTGACCCGGGCCTGA
- a CDS encoding chitosanase has product MADSPSRGVSPGGRASRTVAAVGLDDPAKKEIAMQVVSSAENSSLEWRDQYRYIEDIGDGRGYTAGIVGFCSGTGDMLGVVELYTERAPGNLLAPFLPALREVDGTDSHRGLGSRFTAAWEKAAVNDPVFREVQDDERDRVYFDPAVEQAKADGLGTLGQFAYFDALVMHGGGDDGASFGAIRRRALASAHLPSRGGDETVYLHAYLDARVWAMRQEAAHSDTSRVDTAQRVFLRNGNLRLNPPLDWRVYGDSYHIG; this is encoded by the coding sequence CTGGCCGATTCCCCCTCCCGCGGGGTGTCTCCCGGCGGCCGGGCCTCCCGGACCGTCGCGGCGGTCGGACTGGACGACCCGGCGAAGAAGGAGATCGCCATGCAGGTGGTCTCCAGCGCGGAGAACTCGTCGCTGGAATGGCGGGACCAGTACCGGTACATCGAGGACATCGGCGACGGCCGCGGTTACACCGCAGGCATCGTCGGCTTCTGCTCCGGCACCGGCGACATGCTGGGGGTCGTCGAGCTCTACACCGAGCGCGCCCCGGGCAACCTCCTCGCACCCTTCCTGCCCGCGCTGCGTGAGGTCGACGGCACCGACTCGCACCGGGGTCTCGGCTCCCGGTTCACCGCGGCCTGGGAGAAGGCCGCGGTGAACGACCCCGTCTTCCGTGAGGTGCAGGACGACGAGCGGGACCGGGTGTACTTCGACCCGGCGGTCGAGCAGGCGAAGGCCGACGGGCTGGGCACTCTGGGCCAGTTCGCGTACTTCGACGCGCTCGTCATGCACGGCGGGGGCGACGACGGCGCGAGCTTCGGCGCCATCCGCCGACGCGCCCTCGCCTCCGCCCACCTGCCGTCGCGGGGCGGCGACGAGACGGTGTACCTGCACGCGTACCTCGACGCGCGGGTGTGGGCCATGCGGCAGGAGGCCGCCCACTCGGACACCAGCCGGGTCGACACCGCCCAGCGGGTCTTCCTGCGGAACGGCAACCTCCGGCTGAACCCCCCGCTCGACTGGCGGGTGTACGGGGACAGTTACCACATCGGCTGA
- a CDS encoding 8-oxoguanine deaminase codes for MTDPAGLQRLVIENCAIATVDAYDTEFSHGHVVVAGNRIESVGAGRAPEGLTGVVRRIDGTGHLVTPGLVNTHHHFYQWITRGLATDAHLFDWLVALYPTWARIDEPMVRAAAQGSLAMMARGGVTTAMDHHYVFPRGSGDLSGAIIGAARDTGVRFTLARGSMDRGESDGGLPPDFAVETLDAALEATAATVDAHHDASFDAMTQIAVAPCSPFSVSTELMRHGAELARSKGVRLHTHGSETVEEEQFCKELFGMGPTDYFESTGWLGEDVWMAHCVHMNDADIAAFARTGTGVAHCPSSNARLAAGIARVPDMLAAGVPVGLGVDGTASNESGELHTELRNALLVNRLGPHRQRALTARQALRLGTHGGARVLGRGDQIGSLEAGKLADLVLWRMDTLAHASIADPVAALVLGAAAPVTLSLVDGKPVVENGRLTTVDEDAIAVATREEARRLARAARS; via the coding sequence ATGACCGATCCGGCCGGGCTCCAGCGCCTCGTCATCGAGAACTGCGCGATCGCCACCGTCGACGCGTACGACACCGAGTTCTCCCACGGCCACGTCGTCGTCGCTGGGAACCGCATCGAGTCCGTCGGCGCGGGCCGCGCCCCCGAAGGTCTCACCGGTGTGGTCCGCCGCATCGACGGCACCGGCCACCTGGTCACCCCCGGACTCGTCAACACCCACCACCACTTCTACCAGTGGATCACCCGGGGTCTCGCCACCGACGCCCACCTCTTCGACTGGCTCGTCGCGCTCTACCCGACCTGGGCCCGCATCGACGAGCCGATGGTCCGCGCGGCGGCACAGGGCTCGCTCGCGATGATGGCGCGCGGCGGTGTCACCACGGCGATGGACCACCACTACGTCTTCCCCCGGGGCTCCGGCGACCTGTCCGGGGCGATCATCGGCGCCGCCCGCGACACGGGCGTACGGTTCACGCTCGCCAGAGGCTCCATGGACCGCGGCGAGAGCGACGGCGGACTCCCGCCGGACTTCGCGGTGGAGACCCTCGACGCCGCGCTCGAAGCCACCGCCGCGACCGTGGACGCCCACCACGACGCCTCGTTCGACGCGATGACCCAGATCGCCGTCGCACCCTGCTCCCCGTTCTCCGTCTCCACCGAACTGATGCGCCACGGTGCGGAACTGGCCCGCTCCAAGGGGGTCCGTCTGCACACCCACGGCTCGGAGACCGTCGAAGAGGAGCAGTTCTGCAAGGAGTTGTTCGGGATGGGGCCGACCGACTACTTCGAGTCCACCGGCTGGCTCGGCGAGGACGTGTGGATGGCCCACTGCGTCCACATGAACGACGCGGACATCGCCGCGTTCGCACGTACCGGTACGGGCGTGGCGCACTGCCCCTCCTCCAACGCCCGGCTGGCAGCCGGGATCGCCCGGGTTCCCGACATGCTCGCGGCCGGCGTGCCGGTCGGGCTCGGCGTGGACGGCACCGCCTCGAACGAGTCCGGCGAACTCCACACCGAACTGCGCAACGCCCTCCTCGTCAACCGGCTGGGACCGCACCGGCAACGGGCGTTGACGGCACGTCAGGCGCTGCGGCTCGGGACGCACGGCGGCGCCCGGGTGCTGGGCCGCGGTGACCAGATCGGCTCCCTCGAAGCGGGGAAACTCGCCGACCTGGTGCTCTGGCGGATGGACACCCTCGCCCACGCCTCCATCGCCGACCCGGTCGCCGCGCTCGTCCTCGGTGCGGCGGCGCCCGTCACCCTGTCGCTGGTCGACGGCAAGCCGGTCGTGGAGAACGGCCGCCTGACGACCGTGGACGAGGACGCCATCGCCGTCGCCACCCGCGAGGAGGCCAGACGCCTCGCGCGCGCCGCGCGGTCGTAG
- the pucL gene encoding factor-independent urate hydroxylase: protein MNTPEQQPSGGTAPLSRAVVLGQNQYGKAESRVVKIVRDGSTHHIKDLNVSVSLSGDLREVHVSGDNAHVLPTDTMKNTVYAFAKEHGIDSAEQFGIHLARHFVSSQPAITRARVRIEEYAWERIEDPAATDPDRPRHSFVRKGQEIRTAQITYDGERWEVVSGLKELTVLNSTDSEFWGFAKDRYTTLEEAYDRILATDVSARWRYHWSDATEEMPRWEESWQQARAHVLLAFAETYSLSLQQTLHQMGARVIENRDEIDEIRFSLPNKHHFLVDLEPFGLENVSEDGAVYLAADRPYGLIEATVLRAGAEQTIPADLTSL, encoded by the coding sequence GTGAACACTCCCGAGCAGCAACCCTCCGGCGGTACCGCCCCCCTCTCCCGCGCCGTCGTCCTCGGCCAGAACCAGTACGGCAAGGCCGAGAGCCGTGTCGTCAAGATCGTGCGGGACGGCAGCACCCACCACATCAAGGACCTCAACGTCTCGGTCTCCCTCTCCGGCGACCTGCGGGAGGTCCACGTCTCGGGCGACAACGCCCACGTCCTGCCGACCGACACCATGAAGAACACGGTGTACGCGTTCGCCAAGGAGCACGGCATCGACTCCGCCGAGCAGTTCGGCATCCACCTCGCCCGCCACTTCGTCTCCTCCCAGCCGGCGATCACCCGGGCGCGCGTCCGGATCGAGGAGTACGCCTGGGAGCGCATCGAGGACCCCGCCGCCACGGACCCGGACCGCCCGCGCCACTCCTTCGTCCGCAAGGGGCAGGAGATCCGCACCGCGCAGATCACCTACGACGGCGAGCGGTGGGAGGTTGTCTCGGGGCTCAAGGAACTCACCGTCCTGAACTCCACCGACTCCGAGTTCTGGGGGTTCGCCAAGGACCGGTACACCACCCTCGAGGAGGCGTACGACCGCATCCTCGCCACCGACGTCTCCGCCCGGTGGCGGTACCACTGGTCCGACGCCACCGAGGAGATGCCCCGCTGGGAGGAGTCCTGGCAGCAGGCCCGCGCCCACGTGCTGCTGGCGTTCGCCGAGACGTACTCCCTCTCCCTCCAGCAGACGCTCCATCAGATGGGCGCGCGGGTCATCGAGAACCGAGACGAGATCGACGAGATCCGCTTCTCGCTGCCGAACAAGCACCACTTCCTGGTGGACCTGGAGCCGTTCGGGCTCGAGAACGTCTCGGAGGACGGCGCGGTCTACCTCGCCGCCGACCGGCCCTACGGACTGATCGAGGCCACCGTGCTGCGCGCCGGCGCCGAGCAGACCATCCCGGCCGACCTCACCAGCCTCTGA
- the uraH gene encoding hydroxyisourate hydrolase has product MSTDTTATVSTHVLDTSVGRPAASVPVRVSTRADATAGWTPLGGSLTDPDGRCADLPALPEDAAQVRLEFDTGAYSAQEKGSSAAGPMEGGAFFPEVAIVFTVRPGEHHHVPLLLSPFGYSVYRGS; this is encoded by the coding sequence CTGAGTACCGACACCACCGCCACGGTGTCCACGCACGTCCTGGACACCTCTGTCGGCCGCCCCGCGGCCTCCGTCCCCGTCCGTGTCTCCACCCGGGCCGACGCCACCGCCGGCTGGACTCCGCTCGGCGGTTCGCTGACCGACCCGGACGGCCGATGCGCGGATCTGCCCGCCCTTCCCGAGGACGCCGCACAGGTGCGCCTGGAGTTCGACACCGGCGCCTACTCCGCACAGGAGAAGGGAAGTTCCGCCGCCGGGCCCATGGAAGGCGGAGCGTTCTTTCCGGAGGTGGCGATCGTCTTCACCGTCCGTCCCGGCGAGCACCACCACGTGCCCCTGCTGCTCAGCCCGTTCGGCTACTCCGTCTACCGGGGGAGCTGA
- the uraD gene encoding 2-oxo-4-hydroxy-4-carboxy-5-ureidoimidazoline decarboxylase has protein sequence MESSSPPGLARFNALAHDEVARVLHEICSSTAWGRALLTGHPYATADDLLTASDAATAALSPGDLAEAMAGHPPIGRPKPGDPASEREQRGMTDASEALRAEMLELNLAYQERFGHVFLICATGATGEQMRDALRTRTTNTPDRENATTRTELGKINRIRLTRLLTEGE, from the coding sequence GTGGAGTCGAGCTCGCCACCGGGCCTGGCCCGGTTCAACGCCCTGGCGCACGACGAAGTCGCCCGCGTACTGCACGAGATCTGCTCCAGCACGGCCTGGGGCAGAGCTCTGCTCACCGGGCATCCGTACGCGACCGCCGACGACCTGCTCACCGCGAGCGACGCGGCGACCGCGGCGCTCTCCCCGGGCGACCTGGCCGAGGCGATGGCCGGCCACCCGCCGATCGGACGGCCGAAACCCGGCGATCCCGCCTCCGAGCGGGAGCAGCGGGGAATGACGGACGCCTCGGAGGCGCTCCGGGCCGAGATGCTGGAGCTGAACCTGGCCTACCAGGAGCGTTTCGGACACGTCTTCCTGATCTGCGCCACCGGCGCCACCGGTGAGCAGATGCGCGACGCCCTGCGGACCCGGACGACGAACACGCCCGACCGGGAGAACGCGACGACCCGCACCGAGCTGGGCAAGATCAACCGTATCCGGCTGACCCGCCTCCTGACCGAAGGGGAGTGA
- a CDS encoding helix-turn-helix domain-containing protein, translated as MSAAVPDHPLAVAVQPLADALGAELLEAAEARPDDVVLAWEGKDVLAVRLPQLSDSLDHILSAMERTYGGPLAELDRRAKQSVVRTLEARGAFTVRHGVETVASALGVSRFTVYNYLNREKGV; from the coding sequence GTGAGTGCCGCCGTACCGGACCACCCCTTGGCCGTCGCCGTGCAGCCCCTGGCCGACGCGTTGGGCGCCGAGTTGCTGGAAGCCGCCGAGGCCCGGCCGGACGATGTGGTGCTCGCCTGGGAGGGGAAGGACGTCCTGGCGGTACGGCTGCCCCAGCTCTCCGACTCGCTGGACCACATCCTCTCCGCCATGGAACGGACGTACGGCGGGCCGTTGGCGGAGTTGGACCGCCGGGCCAAGCAGTCCGTGGTCCGCACCCTGGAGGCCCGGGGCGCCTTCACCGTGCGGCACGGGGTGGAGACGGTGGCGAGCGCTCTCGGTGTCAGCCGGTTCACCGTCTACAACTACCTCAACCGGGAGAAGGGCGTCTGA
- a CDS encoding GNAT family N-acetyltransferase, whose protein sequence is MRIRSARRSDLRRLQDIERAAGEPFRALGMADVADDEPPSLALLESYRAAGRCWVAAHPHAREDDRPVGYLLADPVDGAAHIEQVSVDPSAARLGIGRALIDHVAAWAEEQGLAALTLTTFADVPWNAPYYARIGFTVLREEELTDGLRRIRAEEVDSGLHLRPRVCMRRAPARIALPRPVAPTAVARPAGRGQRADVVSGER, encoded by the coding sequence ATGCGCATCCGCTCCGCCAGACGCTCCGATCTCCGCCGCCTCCAGGACATCGAGCGCGCGGCGGGAGAGCCGTTCAGAGCCCTGGGAATGGCAGACGTCGCCGACGACGAACCGCCCTCCCTCGCACTGCTGGAGAGCTACCGGGCGGCCGGGCGCTGCTGGGTGGCAGCCCATCCCCACGCCCGTGAGGACGACCGGCCCGTCGGCTATCTCCTCGCGGATCCGGTGGACGGCGCCGCCCACATCGAACAGGTGTCGGTCGATCCCTCGGCGGCCCGGCTCGGCATCGGCCGGGCACTCATCGATCACGTCGCCGCGTGGGCGGAGGAACAGGGCCTCGCCGCGCTCACCCTGACGACCTTCGCCGACGTCCCGTGGAACGCGCCGTACTACGCGCGCATCGGGTTCACCGTGCTGCGCGAGGAGGAACTCACCGACGGGCTGCGGCGGATCAGGGCCGAAGAGGTGGACAGCGGCCTGCACCTGCGGCCCCGGGTCTGCATGCGCCGCGCACCGGCCCGGATCGCCCTGCCCAGGCCCGTCGCCCCGACGGCGGTCGCCCGGCCTGCGGGCCGGGGCCAGCGGGCCGACGTTGTCAGTGGCGAACGCTAG
- a CDS encoding AMP-binding protein yields the protein MSADSATETFRAARDFLLQHREDWATAYAGFRWPRAAHFNWALDWFDVIARGNDRTALHIVEEDGRRTETSFALMSARSNQAANWLAAQGVREGDRILVMLGNQVELWETALAAMKLRAVVIPATPLLGPLDLRDRVERGRVRHVIVRAEDTAKFDGVPGSYTRLAVGDPARGDGSGVPEGWGSYAGVGEHSPVYVPDRPTASDEPLMLYFTSGTTARPKLVEHTHVSYPVGHLATMYWIGLRPGDVHLNISSPGWAKHAWSNLFAPWNAEATVFIFNYQRFDAARLMAEMDRSGITSFCAPPTVWRMLIQADLTQLAHPPREVVAAGEPLNPEVIETVRRAWGVTVRDGFGQTETAVQVANSPGQQVKAGSMGRPTPGYRVELLDPLTGEPGATEGEIALDLAAAPVGLMTGYRGDPERTAEAMAGGYYRTGDIGARDEDGYITYIGRADDVFKSSDYKISPFELESALLEHEAVAEAAVVPAPDPLRLSVPKAYVVLAEGWEPGPDTAKVLFAHSRAVLAPYKRLRRLEFAELPKTISGKIRRVELRERTARAEGTEYAEGDLR from the coding sequence ATGTCGGCAGACAGCGCGACGGAGACGTTCCGGGCCGCCCGGGACTTCCTGCTCCAGCACCGCGAGGACTGGGCGACCGCGTACGCGGGATTCCGCTGGCCCCGCGCCGCTCACTTCAACTGGGCGCTCGACTGGTTCGACGTGATCGCCCGGGGAAACGACCGGACCGCCCTGCACATCGTGGAGGAGGACGGCCGCCGCACCGAGACGTCGTTCGCCCTCATGTCGGCCCGCTCCAACCAGGCGGCCAACTGGCTCGCCGCCCAGGGCGTGCGGGAGGGCGACCGCATCCTCGTGATGCTGGGCAACCAGGTCGAGTTGTGGGAGACCGCGCTCGCGGCGATGAAGCTGCGCGCCGTGGTCATCCCCGCCACCCCGCTGCTCGGACCGCTCGACCTGCGTGACCGCGTCGAGCGGGGCCGGGTCCGCCACGTGATCGTGCGCGCGGAGGACACCGCCAAGTTCGACGGGGTCCCGGGCTCCTACACGCGCCTGGCGGTGGGGGACCCGGCGCGCGGCGACGGCTCCGGGGTCCCGGAGGGGTGGGGCTCCTACGCCGGCGTCGGCGAACACTCCCCGGTGTACGTACCGGACCGGCCGACCGCCTCGGACGAGCCGCTGATGCTCTACTTCACCTCCGGCACGACCGCCCGCCCGAAGCTGGTGGAACACACCCATGTGTCCTACCCCGTAGGTCACCTGGCGACCATGTACTGGATCGGGCTGCGGCCCGGAGACGTCCATCTCAACATCTCCTCGCCCGGTTGGGCCAAGCACGCCTGGTCCAACCTGTTCGCCCCCTGGAACGCCGAGGCCACCGTCTTCATCTTCAACTACCAGCGTTTCGACGCCGCCCGCCTGATGGCCGAGATGGACCGGTCGGGCATCACCAGCTTCTGTGCGCCGCCCACCGTCTGGCGGATGCTCATCCAGGCCGACCTCACCCAGCTCGCGCACCCGCCGCGCGAGGTCGTCGCGGCCGGGGAGCCGCTCAACCCCGAGGTCATCGAGACGGTACGGCGAGCGTGGGGCGTCACCGTCCGGGACGGCTTCGGGCAGACCGAGACCGCGGTCCAGGTCGCCAACTCACCCGGCCAACAGGTGAAGGCCGGCTCGATGGGCCGCCCCACCCCCGGCTACCGGGTCGAGCTGCTCGACCCGCTCACCGGCGAACCCGGCGCCACCGAGGGGGAGATCGCGCTCGACCTCGCAGCGGCGCCGGTGGGCCTGATGACCGGCTACCGCGGCGACCCCGAGCGTACGGCGGAGGCGATGGCGGGCGGCTACTACCGCACCGGGGACATCGGCGCCCGCGACGAGGACGGATACATCACCTACATCGGCCGCGCGGACGACGTGTTCAAGTCCTCCGACTACAAGATCTCGCCCTTCGAGCTGGAGAGCGCCCTCCTGGAGCACGAGGCGGTCGCGGAGGCAGCGGTCGTGCCCGCCCCCGACCCGCTCCGGCTCTCCGTGCCGAAGGCGTACGTCGTACTCGCCGAGGGCTGGGAACCCGGACCGGACACCGCCAAGGTGCTGTTCGCGCACTCCCGCGCCGTCCTCGCCCCGTACAAGCGCCTGCGCAGGCTGGAGTTCGCGGAGCTGCCCAAGACCATCTCCGGCAAGATCCGCCGGGTCGAGCTGCGCGAGCGGACCGCCCGGGCGGAGGGGACGGAGTACGCCGAGGGCGACCTGCGCTGA